The Reichenbachiella carrageenanivorans region TGAGAACGCTGATTTCGGCAGACTCCAAGTATGATCGTTACTTGCTAGGTGCAGAAGCATTTACTCCGCAGGAAAAATTAGGTATGGATTTGTTTTTTACGCATCCAGTGCCGAGTATAGGGTTGCGTGGAGGTAATTGTGGGGATTGCCATGTGCCCATCCTGACTTCAGGAGATCGGCAAGGGTTTAATGGCTTTCACAACAATGGATTGACTGGGGAGAAGGAGTTAGAAGCGGGTTTGATGGCTGTGACAGGCAAGGCGGTGGATCAAGGGAAATTCAAGGCGCCAAGCTTGAGAAATATTGCCCTGACAGCACCCTACATGCACGATGGTAGATTTTCTACCTTGGAAGAAGTGCTTGATCACTACAATGAAGGCATACAAACCAGCCCTACACTGGATGCGCTCATCGTGGAGGCTACCAACAATCCGACACAGGAGTTGCCTGTAAAATTGGGGCTTACTCAAGAAGAAAAGGAGGCGATTATTGTATTTTTACAGACCTTAACTGACAATAATTTTATACACAATGAAGATTTTTCAGACCCTTTCAAGCCTTAGCCTTTCGCTGATACTTGTATTTTGGCTTTCGGCCTGTTCGAGCGACGAGGCGACAGAGACACAATCACTAACTCTTACCTTTCAGGTAGTGGCTCATGGGGAGACGATGGATTTTGAAACCCAAAAATACCAGACCGAAGCAGGTCAGGAAATGTCATTTGAGCGAATTAAGATTTATTTGAGTCAGGTACATTTGATGGGAGAAAATGAGCAAGTGCTCTATACCGAGTCAGAAAGTTACCACCTGCTCAGTTTCGATGTTGAAAACAGCACAGTCTCATTTACACTTGACGGCGTGCCTGCAAATGTCCCCATTGTAGCCGTACAGATGGGGGTCGGGGTGGATGCCACTGCTAATGGGTCTATCGATCAAGTGGGTGATTTAGACCCTTCCAATGGTATGGCTTGGGATTGGAATACTGGTTACAAGTTTTTGCTGCTTGAGGGACGATATTTCCCAGAAGCAGATGAACTGGGTAAAGAGATTAAAATGCACATTGGTACAGATAAAAATTACTTTGTACAAACTTGGACACTTGAAGCACCACGGTCTCTATCTCAGGCAGAGACGATTCATTTCGTTGTAGATGGCTTGGCGCCAATAGGTACGGTAGATTATACGCAGGGTACTGTGTTTATGAATGACGATAGAGGAGATGAAGTGGCTCAAAATTACAAAAATACATTGATCAGCTTGAAGTGATCTTCTACTCAGGAGGAAATAAATCCAAGCGTTTCATTCCTACTTCCACACAAATTCCGCTAGCTTTATTTCCGTTCTCATACGAGCGAGATAAAGTATAATAAGTGATGGAAGCAATAGAAAATATAGAGTTGACCTATTTGACTCTGGGGGATTACAAAGAGTTGAAAAAAGCGATGATCGAGGCTTATGGCACTATGCCAGATTCCTATTGGAAACTCGAACAAATCAAGTCGCTCATAGACAAATTTCGAGATGGTCAGATTGTGATCAAAGTCAATGGTCAGTTGGCAGGATGTGCGTTGTCGATTATTGTCAAATACAACCAGTTTGACGAGCATCATACCTACAAAGAAATCACAGGTAATTATACATTTGATACTCATGATGAAGATGGGGACGTTCTGTATGGAATAGATGTTTTCATCAAGTCTGAGTTTCGAGGGTTGCGATTGGGGCGGAGGCTGTACGATTACCGTAAGGAACTTTGTGAACGGATGAATTTGCGGATGATCGCCTTCGGAGGGCGTATTCCTAATTATCACAAATTTGCAGAGGAGATTTCTCCAAAAGAATATATAGAGCGGGTGAAAAGGAAAGAAATAGACGATCCCGTACTCAACTTTCAGATTTCCAATGATTTTCACCCTTCTAAGGTACTCACTGGATATTTGGAAGGCGATGAGGCATCTAGCGAATATGCTGTGCTGCTAGAGTGGGATAATATTTATTATCAAAAGCCAACCAAAAAAGCGGAAACTAAGAAGAAAATAGTACGGTTGGGGCTGGTGCAGTGGCAGATGCGACTCTACAAAGACCTTGAAGAACTGATGCAGCAGGCGGAGTATTTCGTAGATGCAGTATCTGGTTATCGAAGTGATTTTGCATTGTTTCCAGAGTTTTTTAATGCCCCACTAATGGCAGAAAACAATCATATGTCTGAACCCGACGCGATTCGCGAATTGGCAAAGCATACGGAAGAAATAGCGAAGCGATTTTCTGAACTGGCGATTTCTTATAACATCAATATCATTACGGGTAGTATGCCCGAAATCAAAGACGACCTGCTTTATAATGTAGGGTATCTCTGTAGAAGAGATGGCACGACTGAGCGCTACGAAAAAATCCACGTGACACCTGATGAGTCCAAGGTGTGGGGTATGCAAGGCGGACATGAGATACAGGCCTTCGATACAGATTGTGGCAAAATTGGAGTGCTGATTTGTTACGATTCGGAGTTTCCAGAGTTGAGTAGATTGCTCGCGGACGAAGGGATGGATATTTTGTTTGTGCCGTTTCTGACGGACACACAAAACGGCTACTCTCGGGT contains the following coding sequences:
- a CDS encoding MbnP family protein, translating into MKIFQTLSSLSLSLILVFWLSACSSDEATETQSLTLTFQVVAHGETMDFETQKYQTEAGQEMSFERIKIYLSQVHLMGENEQVLYTESESYHLLSFDVENSTVSFTLDGVPANVPIVAVQMGVGVDATANGSIDQVGDLDPSNGMAWDWNTGYKFLLLEGRYFPEADELGKEIKMHIGTDKNYFVQTWTLEAPRSLSQAETIHFVVDGLAPIGTVDYTQGTVFMNDDRGDEVAQNYKNTLISLK
- a CDS encoding cytochrome-c peroxidase, with product MKLRVSMFLMGIGLWSCTEDTQIKVPTPYVLEPPPLFNDNYDLPVDNPLTVEGIALGRQLFYEKQLSRNSTISCGSCHQQAHAFTDGTQFSQGVDGELTTRHAMSLVNLLWQTKFFWDGRASTLEEQALQPIADHIEMDLTLDEAVERLMEKESYRQSFFAAFETEAITAGLIAKALGQFMRTLISADSKYDRYLLGAEAFTPQEKLGMDLFFTHPVPSIGLRGGNCGDCHVPILTSGDRQGFNGFHNNGLTGEKELEAGLMAVTGKAVDQGKFKAPSLRNIALTAPYMHDGRFSTLEEVLDHYNEGIQTSPTLDALIVEATNNPTQELPVKLGLTQEEKEAIIVFLQTLTDNNFIHNEDFSDPFKP
- a CDS encoding carbon-nitrogen hydrolase family protein → MEAIENIELTYLTLGDYKELKKAMIEAYGTMPDSYWKLEQIKSLIDKFRDGQIVIKVNGQLAGCALSIIVKYNQFDEHHTYKEITGNYTFDTHDEDGDVLYGIDVFIKSEFRGLRLGRRLYDYRKELCERMNLRMIAFGGRIPNYHKFAEEISPKEYIERVKRKEIDDPVLNFQISNDFHPSKVLTGYLEGDEASSEYAVLLEWDNIYYQKPTKKAETKKKIVRLGLVQWQMRLYKDLEELMQQAEYFVDAVSGYRSDFALFPEFFNAPLMAENNHMSEPDAIRELAKHTEEIAKRFSELAISYNINIITGSMPEIKDDLLYNVGYLCRRDGTTERYEKIHVTPDESKVWGMQGGHEIQAFDTDCGKIGVLICYDSEFPELSRLLADEGMDILFVPFLTDTQNGYSRVRNCSQARAIENECYVAIAGSVGNLPKVHNMDIQFAQSMVFTPCDFAFPANGIKAEATPNTEMILIADVDIDLLRELNQFGSVQNLRNRRKDIFDLKKRKVKK